The following proteins are co-located in the Phoenix dactylifera cultivar Barhee BC4 unplaced genomic scaffold, palm_55x_up_171113_PBpolish2nd_filt_p 000804F, whole genome shotgun sequence genome:
- the LOC120107241 gene encoding protein NSP-INTERACTING KINASE 3-like isoform X4 has translation MDMFLLCKTKMPLFTASDHFPHLHIICQRLSGTLSPGIGNLTNLQSVLLQNNAISGPIPADIGKLEKLQTLDLSNNQFDGGVPSSLGELSNLNYLRLNNNSLSGPCPDSLSNIKGLTLLDLSYNNLSGSLLNISARTFNIVGNPLICGSNAGNNCSSLSLDPISYPPDDLKGILGFSAQPHPQVTRNHHVAIASGASIGSVTLIVIAAGLLLWWRHRHNQQIFFDVNDQYDPEICLGHLKRYSFKELRVATNNFSAKNILGKGGYGIVYKGCLRDGTIVAVKRLKDSNTVGGEVQFQTEVEMISLAIHRNLLRLWGFCTTENERLLVYPYMPNGSVASQLREHIRGRPALDWSRRKRIALGTARGLLYLHEQCDPKIIHRDVKAANILLDEEFEAVVGDFGLAKLLDHQESHVTTAVRGTVGHIAPEYLSTGQSSEKTDVFGFGILLLELITGQRALDFGRLANQKGVMLDWVKRLHQENKLSMMVDKDLRNNYDRVELEEMVQVALLCTQFHPSHRPKMSEVVRMLEGDGLAEKWEASQKVDTPKSGSSEQAPPKHSDYVEDSSLVVEAIELSGPR, from the exons ATGGATATGTTTCTGCTATGTAAGACAAAGATGCCACTTTTCACGGCATCTGACCATTTTCCTCATTTGCATATCATTTG CCAACGCTTATCTGGGACTTTATCGCCAGGGATTGGAAATCTTACGAATCTGCAGTCCGT GCTTCTGCAGAATAATGCGATTTCTGGACCTATCCCTGCCGATATCGGCAAGTTGGAGAAGCTCCAGACACTGGACCTTTCCAACAATCAGTTCGATGGCGGAGTACCGAGTTCATTAGGAGAGCTGAGCAATCTGAATTATCT GCGACTGAACAACAACAGCTTATCTGGACCTTGCCCTGATTCATTGTCCAACATCAAAGGTCTCACTCTTCT GGACCTTTCATATAACAATTTGAGTGGTTCCTTGCTCAATATATCTGCAAGAACTTTCAA TATTGTTGGAAATCCTCTGATATGTGGGTCAAACGCCGGAAAcaattgctcttctttgtctctGGACCCAATTTCATATCCACCAGACGATCTGAAGG GCATCTTGGGTTTCTCAGCTCAGCCACACCCTCAAGTGACGAGAAACCATCATGTCGCTATTGCATCTGGTGCAAGTATTGGTTCTGTTACTTTAATAGTCATTGCTGCTGGCTTGCTTCTTTGGTGGCGGCATAGACACAATCAACAGATTTTCTTTGATGTAAatg ATCAATATGACCCGGAAATATGCTTGGGTCATTTGAAACGTTATTCCTTCAAGGAGCTTCGAGTGGCCACCAATAATTTCAgtgcaaaaaatattttaggaaAAGGGGGTTATGGTATTGTGTACAAAGGATGCTTGCGTGATGGCACAATTGTAGCTGTTAAAAGGTTGAAAGATTCCAATACCGTTGGTGGAGAAGTTCAGTTTCAGACTGAAGTTGAAATGATAAGCTTGGCAATTCATCGGAATCTCCTTAGACTTTGGGGATTCTGCACAACTGAGAATGAGAGACTACTTGTCTACCCTTACATGCCAAATGGAAGTGTTGCTTCTCAATTAAGAG AACATATTCGTGGTAGGCCAGCTTTAGACTGGTCAAGGCGAAAGAGGATAGCTTTGGGGACAGCACGGGGGTTGTTGTATTTGCATGAGCAGTGTGACCCAAAAATTATTCATCGTGATGTTAAAGCTGCCAATATTCTTCTTGATGAAGAATTTGAAGCAGTCGTTGGGGATTTTGGTTTGGCAAAgctcttggatcatcaggaaTCACATGTTACAACGGCAGTGCGTGGGACAGTTGGGCATATAGCTCCAGAATACTTGTCCACAGGTCAGTCATCAGAGAAGACTGATGTCTTTGGCTTTGGCATCCTGCTACTTGAGCTGATTACCGGTCAGAGGGCACTGGATTTTGGCCGGCTAGCAAATCAGAAGGGAGTAATGCTTGATTGG GTGAAGAGACTCCATCAAGAGAACAAGCTGAGCATGATGGTGGATAAGGACCTCAGAAACAACTATGACAGGGTTGAGCTGGAGGAGATGGTTCAGGTGGCTCTCCTCTGCACACAATTCCATCCATCCCACCGGCCCAAGATGTCAGAAGTGGTGAGAATGCTGGAAGGTGATGGCCTGGCAGAAAAATGGGAGGCCTCACAGAAGGTTGACACACCAAAGTCTGGTTCCTCCGAGCAAGCACCTCCGAAACACTCGGACTATGTAGAGGACTCTTCACTTGTGGTAGAAGCAATTGAGCTTTCAGGTCCTAGGTGA
- the LOC120107241 gene encoding protein NSP-INTERACTING KINASE 3-like isoform X3 encodes MGWAYKVGKGETQSMERRVPGFPFWMLGLLLWAGPLVSAATLSPSGINYEVVALMAIRMELNDPYNVLENWDINSVDPCSWRMVTCSADGYVSAIGMPSQRLSGTLSPGIGNLTNLQSVLLQNNAISGPIPADIGKLEKLQTLDLSNNQFDGGVPSSLGELSNLNYLRLNNNSLSGPCPDSLSNIKGLTLLDLSYNNLSGSLLNISARTFNIVGNPLICGSNAGNNCSSLSLDPISYPPDDLKAQPHPQVTRNHHVAIASGASIGSVTLIVIAAGLLLWWRHRHNQQIFFDVNDQYDPEICLGHLKRYSFKELRVATNNFSAKNILGKGGYGIVYKGCLRDGTIVAVKRLKDSNTVGGEVQFQTEVEMISLAIHRNLLRLWGFCTTENERLLVYPYMPNGSVASQLREHIRGRPALDWSRRKRIALGTARGLLYLHEQCDPKIIHRDVKAANILLDEEFEAVVGDFGLAKLLDHQESHVTTAVRGTVGHIAPEYLSTGQSSEKTDVFGFGILLLELITGQRALDFGRLANQKGVMLDWVKRLHQENKLSMMVDKDLRNNYDRVELEEMVQVALLCTQFHPSHRPKMSEVVRMLEGDGLAEKWEASQKVDTPKSGSSEQAPPKHSDYVEDSSLVVEAIELSGPR; translated from the exons ATGGGCTGGGCGTATAAGGTGGGAAAGGGAGAGACACAGAGCATGGAGAGGAGGGTTCCGGGCTTCCCTTTTTGGATGCTTGGCTTGCTGCTATGGGCAGGGCCGCTGGTGTCTGCAGCTACTCTTTCACCCTCTGGTATAAACTATGAAG TTGTTGCGTTGATGGCCATAAGAATGGAACTAAACGACCCATATAATGTTCTGGAGAATTGGGATATCAACTCGGTAGATCCATGTAGCTGGAGGATGGTTACCTGCTCTGCTGATGGATATGTTTCTGCTAT AGGAATGCCCAGCCAACGCTTATCTGGGACTTTATCGCCAGGGATTGGAAATCTTACGAATCTGCAGTCCGT GCTTCTGCAGAATAATGCGATTTCTGGACCTATCCCTGCCGATATCGGCAAGTTGGAGAAGCTCCAGACACTGGACCTTTCCAACAATCAGTTCGATGGCGGAGTACCGAGTTCATTAGGAGAGCTGAGCAATCTGAATTATCT GCGACTGAACAACAACAGCTTATCTGGACCTTGCCCTGATTCATTGTCCAACATCAAAGGTCTCACTCTTCT GGACCTTTCATATAACAATTTGAGTGGTTCCTTGCTCAATATATCTGCAAGAACTTTCAA TATTGTTGGAAATCCTCTGATATGTGGGTCAAACGCCGGAAAcaattgctcttctttgtctctGGACCCAATTTCATATCCACCAGACGATCTGAAGG CTCAGCCACACCCTCAAGTGACGAGAAACCATCATGTCGCTATTGCATCTGGTGCAAGTATTGGTTCTGTTACTTTAATAGTCATTGCTGCTGGCTTGCTTCTTTGGTGGCGGCATAGACACAATCAACAGATTTTCTTTGATGTAAatg ATCAATATGACCCGGAAATATGCTTGGGTCATTTGAAACGTTATTCCTTCAAGGAGCTTCGAGTGGCCACCAATAATTTCAgtgcaaaaaatattttaggaaAAGGGGGTTATGGTATTGTGTACAAAGGATGCTTGCGTGATGGCACAATTGTAGCTGTTAAAAGGTTGAAAGATTCCAATACCGTTGGTGGAGAAGTTCAGTTTCAGACTGAAGTTGAAATGATAAGCTTGGCAATTCATCGGAATCTCCTTAGACTTTGGGGATTCTGCACAACTGAGAATGAGAGACTACTTGTCTACCCTTACATGCCAAATGGAAGTGTTGCTTCTCAATTAAGAG AACATATTCGTGGTAGGCCAGCTTTAGACTGGTCAAGGCGAAAGAGGATAGCTTTGGGGACAGCACGGGGGTTGTTGTATTTGCATGAGCAGTGTGACCCAAAAATTATTCATCGTGATGTTAAAGCTGCCAATATTCTTCTTGATGAAGAATTTGAAGCAGTCGTTGGGGATTTTGGTTTGGCAAAgctcttggatcatcaggaaTCACATGTTACAACGGCAGTGCGTGGGACAGTTGGGCATATAGCTCCAGAATACTTGTCCACAGGTCAGTCATCAGAGAAGACTGATGTCTTTGGCTTTGGCATCCTGCTACTTGAGCTGATTACCGGTCAGAGGGCACTGGATTTTGGCCGGCTAGCAAATCAGAAGGGAGTAATGCTTGATTGG GTGAAGAGACTCCATCAAGAGAACAAGCTGAGCATGATGGTGGATAAGGACCTCAGAAACAACTATGACAGGGTTGAGCTGGAGGAGATGGTTCAGGTGGCTCTCCTCTGCACACAATTCCATCCATCCCACCGGCCCAAGATGTCAGAAGTGGTGAGAATGCTGGAAGGTGATGGCCTGGCAGAAAAATGGGAGGCCTCACAGAAGGTTGACACACCAAAGTCTGGTTCCTCCGAGCAAGCACCTCCGAAACACTCGGACTATGTAGAGGACTCTTCACTTGTGGTAGAAGCAATTGAGCTTTCAGGTCCTAGGTGA
- the LOC120107241 gene encoding protein NSP-INTERACTING KINASE 3-like isoform X1 — protein sequence MGWAYKVGKGETQSMERRVPGFPFWMLGLLLWAGPLVSAATLSPSGINYEVVALMAIRMELNDPYNVLENWDINSVDPCSWRMVTCSADGYVSAIGMPSQRLSGTLSPGIGNLTNLQSVLLQNNAISGPIPADIGKLEKLQTLDLSNNQFDGGVPSSLGELSNLNYLRLNNNSLSGPCPDSLSNIKGLTLLDLSYNNLSGSLLNISARTFNIVGNPLICGSNAGNNCSSLSLDPISYPPDDLKGILGFSAQPHPQVTRNHHVAIASGASIGSVTLIVIAAGLLLWWRHRHNQQIFFDVNDQYDPEICLGHLKRYSFKELRVATNNFSAKNILGKGGYGIVYKGCLRDGTIVAVKRLKDSNTVGGEVQFQTEVEMISLAIHRNLLRLWGFCTTENERLLVYPYMPNGSVASQLREHIRGRPALDWSRRKRIALGTARGLLYLHEQCDPKIIHRDVKAANILLDEEFEAVVGDFGLAKLLDHQESHVTTAVRGTVGHIAPEYLSTGQSSEKTDVFGFGILLLELITGQRALDFGRLANQKGVMLDWVKRLHQENKLSMMVDKDLRNNYDRVELEEMVQVALLCTQFHPSHRPKMSEVVRMLEGDGLAEKWEASQKVDTPKSGSSEQAPPKHSDYVEDSSLVVEAIELSGPR from the exons ATGGGCTGGGCGTATAAGGTGGGAAAGGGAGAGACACAGAGCATGGAGAGGAGGGTTCCGGGCTTCCCTTTTTGGATGCTTGGCTTGCTGCTATGGGCAGGGCCGCTGGTGTCTGCAGCTACTCTTTCACCCTCTGGTATAAACTATGAAG TTGTTGCGTTGATGGCCATAAGAATGGAACTAAACGACCCATATAATGTTCTGGAGAATTGGGATATCAACTCGGTAGATCCATGTAGCTGGAGGATGGTTACCTGCTCTGCTGATGGATATGTTTCTGCTAT AGGAATGCCCAGCCAACGCTTATCTGGGACTTTATCGCCAGGGATTGGAAATCTTACGAATCTGCAGTCCGT GCTTCTGCAGAATAATGCGATTTCTGGACCTATCCCTGCCGATATCGGCAAGTTGGAGAAGCTCCAGACACTGGACCTTTCCAACAATCAGTTCGATGGCGGAGTACCGAGTTCATTAGGAGAGCTGAGCAATCTGAATTATCT GCGACTGAACAACAACAGCTTATCTGGACCTTGCCCTGATTCATTGTCCAACATCAAAGGTCTCACTCTTCT GGACCTTTCATATAACAATTTGAGTGGTTCCTTGCTCAATATATCTGCAAGAACTTTCAA TATTGTTGGAAATCCTCTGATATGTGGGTCAAACGCCGGAAAcaattgctcttctttgtctctGGACCCAATTTCATATCCACCAGACGATCTGAAGG GCATCTTGGGTTTCTCAGCTCAGCCACACCCTCAAGTGACGAGAAACCATCATGTCGCTATTGCATCTGGTGCAAGTATTGGTTCTGTTACTTTAATAGTCATTGCTGCTGGCTTGCTTCTTTGGTGGCGGCATAGACACAATCAACAGATTTTCTTTGATGTAAatg ATCAATATGACCCGGAAATATGCTTGGGTCATTTGAAACGTTATTCCTTCAAGGAGCTTCGAGTGGCCACCAATAATTTCAgtgcaaaaaatattttaggaaAAGGGGGTTATGGTATTGTGTACAAAGGATGCTTGCGTGATGGCACAATTGTAGCTGTTAAAAGGTTGAAAGATTCCAATACCGTTGGTGGAGAAGTTCAGTTTCAGACTGAAGTTGAAATGATAAGCTTGGCAATTCATCGGAATCTCCTTAGACTTTGGGGATTCTGCACAACTGAGAATGAGAGACTACTTGTCTACCCTTACATGCCAAATGGAAGTGTTGCTTCTCAATTAAGAG AACATATTCGTGGTAGGCCAGCTTTAGACTGGTCAAGGCGAAAGAGGATAGCTTTGGGGACAGCACGGGGGTTGTTGTATTTGCATGAGCAGTGTGACCCAAAAATTATTCATCGTGATGTTAAAGCTGCCAATATTCTTCTTGATGAAGAATTTGAAGCAGTCGTTGGGGATTTTGGTTTGGCAAAgctcttggatcatcaggaaTCACATGTTACAACGGCAGTGCGTGGGACAGTTGGGCATATAGCTCCAGAATACTTGTCCACAGGTCAGTCATCAGAGAAGACTGATGTCTTTGGCTTTGGCATCCTGCTACTTGAGCTGATTACCGGTCAGAGGGCACTGGATTTTGGCCGGCTAGCAAATCAGAAGGGAGTAATGCTTGATTGG GTGAAGAGACTCCATCAAGAGAACAAGCTGAGCATGATGGTGGATAAGGACCTCAGAAACAACTATGACAGGGTTGAGCTGGAGGAGATGGTTCAGGTGGCTCTCCTCTGCACACAATTCCATCCATCCCACCGGCCCAAGATGTCAGAAGTGGTGAGAATGCTGGAAGGTGATGGCCTGGCAGAAAAATGGGAGGCCTCACAGAAGGTTGACACACCAAAGTCTGGTTCCTCCGAGCAAGCACCTCCGAAACACTCGGACTATGTAGAGGACTCTTCACTTGTGGTAGAAGCAATTGAGCTTTCAGGTCCTAGGTGA
- the LOC120107241 gene encoding protein NSP-INTERACTING KINASE 3-like isoform X2 translates to MGWAYKVGKGETQSMERRVPGFPFWMLGLLLWAGPLVSAATLSPSGINYEVVALMAIRMELNDPYNVLENWDINSVDPCSWRMVTCSADGYVSAIQRLSGTLSPGIGNLTNLQSVLLQNNAISGPIPADIGKLEKLQTLDLSNNQFDGGVPSSLGELSNLNYLRLNNNSLSGPCPDSLSNIKGLTLLDLSYNNLSGSLLNISARTFNIVGNPLICGSNAGNNCSSLSLDPISYPPDDLKGILGFSAQPHPQVTRNHHVAIASGASIGSVTLIVIAAGLLLWWRHRHNQQIFFDVNDQYDPEICLGHLKRYSFKELRVATNNFSAKNILGKGGYGIVYKGCLRDGTIVAVKRLKDSNTVGGEVQFQTEVEMISLAIHRNLLRLWGFCTTENERLLVYPYMPNGSVASQLREHIRGRPALDWSRRKRIALGTARGLLYLHEQCDPKIIHRDVKAANILLDEEFEAVVGDFGLAKLLDHQESHVTTAVRGTVGHIAPEYLSTGQSSEKTDVFGFGILLLELITGQRALDFGRLANQKGVMLDWVKRLHQENKLSMMVDKDLRNNYDRVELEEMVQVALLCTQFHPSHRPKMSEVVRMLEGDGLAEKWEASQKVDTPKSGSSEQAPPKHSDYVEDSSLVVEAIELSGPR, encoded by the exons ATGGGCTGGGCGTATAAGGTGGGAAAGGGAGAGACACAGAGCATGGAGAGGAGGGTTCCGGGCTTCCCTTTTTGGATGCTTGGCTTGCTGCTATGGGCAGGGCCGCTGGTGTCTGCAGCTACTCTTTCACCCTCTGGTATAAACTATGAAG TTGTTGCGTTGATGGCCATAAGAATGGAACTAAACGACCCATATAATGTTCTGGAGAATTGGGATATCAACTCGGTAGATCCATGTAGCTGGAGGATGGTTACCTGCTCTGCTGATGGATATGTTTCTGCTAT CCAACGCTTATCTGGGACTTTATCGCCAGGGATTGGAAATCTTACGAATCTGCAGTCCGT GCTTCTGCAGAATAATGCGATTTCTGGACCTATCCCTGCCGATATCGGCAAGTTGGAGAAGCTCCAGACACTGGACCTTTCCAACAATCAGTTCGATGGCGGAGTACCGAGTTCATTAGGAGAGCTGAGCAATCTGAATTATCT GCGACTGAACAACAACAGCTTATCTGGACCTTGCCCTGATTCATTGTCCAACATCAAAGGTCTCACTCTTCT GGACCTTTCATATAACAATTTGAGTGGTTCCTTGCTCAATATATCTGCAAGAACTTTCAA TATTGTTGGAAATCCTCTGATATGTGGGTCAAACGCCGGAAAcaattgctcttctttgtctctGGACCCAATTTCATATCCACCAGACGATCTGAAGG GCATCTTGGGTTTCTCAGCTCAGCCACACCCTCAAGTGACGAGAAACCATCATGTCGCTATTGCATCTGGTGCAAGTATTGGTTCTGTTACTTTAATAGTCATTGCTGCTGGCTTGCTTCTTTGGTGGCGGCATAGACACAATCAACAGATTTTCTTTGATGTAAatg ATCAATATGACCCGGAAATATGCTTGGGTCATTTGAAACGTTATTCCTTCAAGGAGCTTCGAGTGGCCACCAATAATTTCAgtgcaaaaaatattttaggaaAAGGGGGTTATGGTATTGTGTACAAAGGATGCTTGCGTGATGGCACAATTGTAGCTGTTAAAAGGTTGAAAGATTCCAATACCGTTGGTGGAGAAGTTCAGTTTCAGACTGAAGTTGAAATGATAAGCTTGGCAATTCATCGGAATCTCCTTAGACTTTGGGGATTCTGCACAACTGAGAATGAGAGACTACTTGTCTACCCTTACATGCCAAATGGAAGTGTTGCTTCTCAATTAAGAG AACATATTCGTGGTAGGCCAGCTTTAGACTGGTCAAGGCGAAAGAGGATAGCTTTGGGGACAGCACGGGGGTTGTTGTATTTGCATGAGCAGTGTGACCCAAAAATTATTCATCGTGATGTTAAAGCTGCCAATATTCTTCTTGATGAAGAATTTGAAGCAGTCGTTGGGGATTTTGGTTTGGCAAAgctcttggatcatcaggaaTCACATGTTACAACGGCAGTGCGTGGGACAGTTGGGCATATAGCTCCAGAATACTTGTCCACAGGTCAGTCATCAGAGAAGACTGATGTCTTTGGCTTTGGCATCCTGCTACTTGAGCTGATTACCGGTCAGAGGGCACTGGATTTTGGCCGGCTAGCAAATCAGAAGGGAGTAATGCTTGATTGG GTGAAGAGACTCCATCAAGAGAACAAGCTGAGCATGATGGTGGATAAGGACCTCAGAAACAACTATGACAGGGTTGAGCTGGAGGAGATGGTTCAGGTGGCTCTCCTCTGCACACAATTCCATCCATCCCACCGGCCCAAGATGTCAGAAGTGGTGAGAATGCTGGAAGGTGATGGCCTGGCAGAAAAATGGGAGGCCTCACAGAAGGTTGACACACCAAAGTCTGGTTCCTCCGAGCAAGCACCTCCGAAACACTCGGACTATGTAGAGGACTCTTCACTTGTGGTAGAAGCAATTGAGCTTTCAGGTCCTAGGTGA